The proteins below are encoded in one region of Cetobacterium sp. ZOR0034:
- a CDS encoding exodeoxyribonuclease III: MKKLISWNVNGLRAVLQKNFLEYFNEVNADALCLQEIKLQEGQTDFSPEGYHCYWNYAEKKGYSGTAIFTKEKPLSVSYDLGIEHHDKEGRVITLEFENYYLVNVYTPNSQTELTRLDYRMTWEDDFRKYLLELDSKKPVVLCGDLNVAHTEIDLKNPKSNRKNAGFTDEERAKFTELLESGFVDSFRYLHPDVTDVYSWWSYRFSARKNNAGWRIDYFVVSNKIKENIKEANIHTETLGSDHCPVELILNI, from the coding sequence ATGAAAAAATTAATTTCTTGGAATGTAAATGGTTTAAGAGCTGTGTTACAAAAAAACTTTTTAGAGTACTTTAATGAGGTTAATGCTGATGCTCTTTGTTTACAAGAGATAAAGTTACAAGAGGGACAAACTGATTTCTCTCCTGAAGGATATCATTGCTATTGGAACTATGCTGAAAAAAAAGGATATTCTGGTACAGCTATCTTTACAAAAGAAAAACCATTGTCAGTTTCTTATGATTTAGGAATTGAGCATCACGATAAAGAGGGAAGAGTTATAACTTTAGAGTTTGAAAATTACTACCTTGTAAATGTATATACTCCAAACTCACAAACTGAGCTTACAAGGCTTGATTATAGAATGACTTGGGAAGATGATTTTAGAAAATATCTTTTAGAATTAGATTCAAAAAAACCTGTTGTTTTATGTGGAGATTTAAATGTTGCTCATACAGAGATAGATTTAAAAAATCCAAAATCAAATAGAAAAAATGCTGGATTTACTGATGAAGAGAGAGCTAAATTCACTGAACTATTAGAAAGTGGTTTTGTTGATAGTTTTAGATATCTTCATCCAGATGTTACAGATGTATATTCGTGGTGGTCATATAGATTTAGTGCAAGAAAAAATAATGCTGGATGGAGAATCGATTATTTTGTAGTTTCTAATAAGATAAAAGAAAATATTAAAGAAGCAAATATACACACTGAAACTCTAGGCTCTGATCACTGTCCTGTTGAACTTATTTTAAATATTTAA
- a CDS encoding patatin-like phospholipase family protein has translation MKKLRILSIDGGGVKGIVPAIICEYLENEISKKVNRKVFLHEYFDLIVGTSTGGILGALYTSPNYHTAQEIVQLYKNCGDKIFNKNIIRRVSSFGGILRPKYSTKALEELSESLFGDINLSDTIKPFMTTSYDLIRAKEIFFDSLNAKRKPLKNFKLKDVVIATSSAPVYFNAKRLISLNNDIYNCIDGGIFANNPALIAYAEARNIDFKKHLKDNKPSFPGSDDMILISLGTGHKEGYKNYEHLKTKGGAKWVMPIIDILFAAQSNTDDFILRKIFDSSKNKWNYYRINPRLYKGSLELDNKSEGNIEKLCDDAHEFIKRNKDKLDDIILQLILND, from the coding sequence ATGAAAAAATTGAGAATTTTATCTATTGACGGTGGAGGAGTAAAAGGAATTGTTCCTGCAATAATTTGTGAATATTTAGAAAATGAAATTTCTAAAAAAGTTAACCGTAAGGTCTTTCTTCACGAATACTTTGATCTAATTGTTGGAACAAGTACTGGAGGAATTCTAGGTGCTCTTTACACCTCTCCTAATTATCATACTGCACAAGAAATTGTACAGCTTTATAAAAATTGTGGAGATAAGATTTTTAATAAAAATATAATTAGAAGGGTTTCATCTTTTGGTGGAATCCTTCGTCCTAAATACTCCACAAAAGCCTTAGAAGAGCTATCTGAGTCTCTTTTCGGGGATATAAACTTAAGTGACACTATAAAACCCTTCATGACAACTTCTTATGATCTTATTAGAGCTAAGGAGATTTTTTTTGATAGTTTAAACGCTAAAAGAAAACCTTTAAAAAACTTTAAATTAAAAGATGTTGTTATAGCTACCTCTTCAGCTCCAGTTTATTTCAATGCAAAAAGACTTATATCTTTGAACAATGATATATACAACTGTATAGATGGAGGAATCTTTGCAAACAATCCAGCTCTTATAGCATATGCAGAGGCTAGAAATATCGATTTTAAAAAGCATCTTAAGGATAATAAACCATCATTTCCTGGGTCTGATGATATGATTTTAATATCACTTGGTACAGGTCATAAAGAGGGATATAAAAATTATGAACATCTAAAGACTAAAGGTGGAGCAAAGTGGGTTATGCCTATAATAGATATTCTATTTGCAGCTCAATCAAACACTGATGATTTTATTTTAAGAAAGATATTTGATTCTTCTAAAAATAAATGGAATTATTATAGAATAAATCCAAGATTATATAAAGGATCTTTAGAGTTAGATAATAAATCAGAAGGTAATATAGAAAAGCTTTGTGACGATGCTCATGAGTTTATAAAAAGAAATAAAGATAAGTTGGATGACATTATTCTTCAACTGATTTTAAATGATTAA
- a CDS encoding glycosyl hydrolase family 18 protein, with amino-acid sequence MNTLEIQSIKSHFSNVLSHYNNLKKKFVDSSNELEALNIQLIELKNKMNSLTMESSIIYFFEVKELLAAVEKTIFDLDIEVENPEPPVDPEIPEITLPTIGSVELTTADKKATVISKLVSDPQNRITQVTYILKTSVRNTIEQRTTTTPTTAVTFNSILTAGDYVVEAIYSYTGTNSLEQITKYSNIATIEEEVIPPPTTDNIATLKLTSSQSWGTGFSANLELISHTSENFGGNWELSFDSPASGLSQWQINASKVGNRIVITSGADWSGAAHFNLGPNGSFTIEGINGNGADFDNNIAANATLNGQPVTLMINGEIIGGGTVDPEPPVDPETPTASFPDRLPITGAIEVGTIYLNGEETTLLGTVSVPHTNIHSEYAVYVNGFKSSLNPVELTRRSSMLNVNIAVSTLPLLTGSNDIQLVFAGVGETEVTYYITNTVSIKKESTGTGKKSLIGYWSSWGGNSNITSYIDLEDVPSEYDTIVVSFIEHSNDYLTPQFNPELSGKVTSAEFKQKVARMKAKGHNVIIAVGGQNGVFHLESNSDKEIFKNGVIQIIEEYGFNGFDVDLEGQSAKNGTGYVVEAIQEIVEHFRAKDPNFVYSMAPEVAYLIDDGFGTLYIDLIKKTKHLITTIHPQYYNAPGTGIYPFNGSGTPVMCNTPETFIPEFTEALIKGHDGPAWGGEWATLFPIGPIPEEMLAIGVPAGVGAAGTGATANMNEFVNAWREVQRRGYENVKGFMTWSIDWDEYHNWQFKNAVAPLIK; translated from the coding sequence ATGAATACTTTAGAAATACAAAGCATTAAATCGCATTTTTCAAACGTTTTAAGTCACTACAACAATCTAAAGAAAAAGTTTGTTGATTCTTCTAATGAACTTGAAGCTTTAAATATACAATTAATTGAATTAAAAAATAAAATGAACAGCTTAACTATGGAGTCTTCTATCATTTACTTCTTCGAAGTTAAAGAGCTTCTTGCTGCTGTTGAAAAAACAATCTTCGATTTAGATATCGAAGTGGAAAATCCTGAGCCTCCTGTAGACCCTGAAATTCCTGAAATTACACTTCCAACAATTGGAAGTGTTGAATTAACTACAGCTGACAAAAAAGCTACTGTTATTTCTAAATTAGTATCAGATCCTCAAAATAGAATAACTCAAGTTACATATATCTTAAAAACTTCAGTTAGAAATACTATTGAACAAAGAACTACTACTACACCTACTACGGCTGTTACATTCAACAGCATTTTAACAGCTGGAGATTACGTTGTAGAAGCTATCTATTCATATACTGGTACTAACTCATTAGAGCAAATAACAAAATACTCTAATATAGCTACTATCGAAGAGGAAGTAATTCCTCCTCCAACTACTGATAATATAGCTACATTAAAATTAACATCAAGTCAATCTTGGGGAACTGGATTCAGTGCTAATCTAGAATTAATTTCACACACTAGCGAAAACTTCGGTGGAAATTGGGAATTAAGTTTTGATTCACCTGCATCTGGACTTTCACAATGGCAAATAAACGCTTCTAAAGTTGGAAACAGAATAGTTATTACTTCTGGTGCTGACTGGTCTGGTGCTGCACACTTCAACCTTGGACCAAATGGAAGTTTTACAATAGAAGGTATTAATGGAAACGGTGCTGACTTCGATAATAACATAGCTGCTAACGCTACTTTAAACGGTCAACCTGTAACTCTTATGATTAACGGAGAAATCATCGGTGGTGGAACTGTTGATCCTGAGCCTCCTGTAGACCCTGAAACACCTACAGCTTCTTTCCCTGATAGATTACCTATAACAGGAGCTATTGAAGTAGGAACTATCTACTTAAATGGCGAAGAAACTACTCTTTTAGGAACTGTATCAGTACCTCATACAAATATTCATTCTGAGTATGCTGTTTATGTAAATGGATTCAAATCGTCTTTAAATCCTGTTGAATTGACAAGAAGATCTTCTATGTTAAATGTTAATATTGCTGTTTCAACACTTCCTTTATTAACAGGTAGCAATGATATTCAACTTGTTTTTGCTGGAGTAGGAGAAACTGAAGTAACATACTACATTACAAATACAGTAAGTATTAAAAAAGAATCTACTGGAACTGGTAAAAAATCACTTATCGGATATTGGTCATCTTGGGGAGGAAACTCTAACATAACTTCTTATATCGACTTAGAAGATGTTCCTTCTGAATACGATACAATAGTTGTATCGTTCATCGAGCACTCTAATGACTACTTAACTCCTCAATTCAATCCTGAATTAAGTGGAAAAGTAACTAGTGCAGAGTTCAAGCAAAAAGTTGCTAGAATGAAAGCAAAAGGTCATAATGTTATAATTGCTGTTGGAGGACAAAATGGAGTGTTCCATCTAGAATCTAATAGCGATAAAGAGATCTTCAAAAATGGTGTTATACAAATAATCGAAGAATATGGATTCAACGGATTTGACGTTGACTTAGAAGGTCAAAGTGCTAAAAACGGAACTGGATATGTTGTTGAAGCTATCCAAGAGATTGTTGAGCATTTTAGAGCTAAGGATCCTAACTTCGTATATTCAATGGCTCCTGAGGTAGCTTATTTAATAGATGATGGATTTGGAACTTTATACATCGATTTAATCAAGAAAACAAAACATCTAATAACTACTATTCATCCACAATACTATAACGCTCCTGGTACTGGAATTTATCCATTCAACGGAAGCGGAACACCTGTAATGTGTAATACTCCAGAAACATTCATTCCTGAGTTTACAGAAGCTCTTATCAAAGGACATGATGGTCCTGCTTGGGGAGGAGAATGGGCAACTTTATTCCCTATTGGACCTATCCCTGAAGAGATGTTAGCTATCGGAGTTCCCGCTGGAGTAGGTGCTGCTGGTACTGGTGCAACTGCTAACATGAATGAATTCGTTAACGCTTGGAGAGAAGTTCAAAGAAGAGGATACGAAAATGTTAAAGGATTTATGACATGGAGTATTGACTGGGATGAATACCACAACTGGCAATTTAAAAATGCCGTAGCTCCTCTTATTAAATAG
- a CDS encoding chitinase — protein sequence MNSNNELDFQVSDLKTKISSLFDKFKTLQTSMNVIMDIVSSNPEYNITKNKLEALVGLANNLNSTNSINEFYEIKALAYDVEKMIFDLEHIIEGGEPEVPEIVVPEINTALLEDTGITLVGTLKDIIDPEIRLNNIEYKLYKEVGTSTVEVAHIALPESLFSVDFKFRDTGSFYFIATYYYDGANEVIQSKTIKSNTVTIQLVDKEVPTICCAALTNFGNTPKGLLTKIVDMDSAITEVTYTLKNTSNVTVETVVKDNPFEHIQFADVTEGNYFFNCNCKYDIGSKTGTILLNSNIINIKGEIVDPNPNPDPEPNPNPTPTTKWPRAIFAPFVDAARDDVNFKFALADKSKITGVQFYNLGFITADSNKNPAWAGNLNLPGNKGTNAGLMQDIERLRSMGGDVCISFGGLNGPYLNEVITDIQDLKNKYKSIIDNWNLSRVDFDMEHNSTSGNTTCDANKRNHQAIKLLQDELNAEGKYVGIWFTLPVMPYGLNQNELLLLDDAIKAGVEIEGVNIMAMCYGSAYAGNMAEQSISAMTNLQSQLKTLYSNNGIIKTDDELWAMVGICPEIGINDTGAFNTFYLEDVTPVLEFCKTKNVGMITFWSANRDKANNGSEVNGPDSTGLAQEELAFSKAFQVYNNINPNAANLVPSQDCGIYNGVPVWHQSMTYPNGNTKVYYEGKYYVNGWYVSAWDNPPTSNEAWSETAL from the coding sequence TTGAACTCAAATAACGAACTAGATTTTCAAGTTAGTGACTTAAAAACTAAAATTTCATCTCTGTTTGATAAATTTAAAACTCTTCAAACAAGCATGAACGTAATTATGGATATTGTATCTTCAAATCCTGAATACAATATAACAAAAAATAAGTTAGAAGCTTTAGTCGGATTAGCTAATAATTTAAATAGTACTAATAGCATTAATGAATTTTATGAAATAAAAGCTTTAGCTTATGATGTTGAAAAAATGATTTTCGATTTAGAGCATATCATCGAAGGAGGAGAACCTGAAGTTCCTGAAATAGTTGTTCCTGAAATTAATACGGCACTATTAGAGGATACAGGAATCACTCTTGTTGGAACTCTTAAAGATATCATAGATCCAGAAATAAGATTAAATAACATTGAATATAAATTATATAAAGAAGTTGGAACATCAACTGTTGAAGTAGCTCATATCGCTCTTCCTGAATCTTTATTCTCTGTTGATTTCAAATTCAGAGATACTGGAAGCTTCTACTTTATAGCTACTTATTACTACGATGGTGCTAATGAAGTTATTCAAAGTAAAACTATAAAATCAAACACAGTAACTATTCAATTAGTTGATAAGGAAGTGCCTACTATCTGTTGTGCAGCTTTAACAAACTTTGGTAACACACCTAAAGGATTATTAACTAAAATTGTTGATATGGATTCTGCTATAACTGAAGTTACATACACTTTAAAAAATACAAGTAATGTAACTGTTGAAACAGTTGTTAAAGACAATCCATTTGAGCATATTCAATTTGCTGATGTTACTGAAGGAAACTATTTCTTTAATTGTAACTGCAAATATGATATCGGATCAAAAACTGGAACAATTTTATTAAACTCTAATATCATTAATATAAAAGGAGAGATTGTTGATCCTAATCCTAACCCTGATCCAGAGCCAAACCCTAATCCTACACCAACAACAAAATGGCCAAGAGCAATCTTCGCTCCATTCGTTGATGCTGCTAGAGATGATGTAAATTTTAAATTTGCCTTAGCTGACAAATCTAAAATAACTGGTGTTCAATTCTATAACCTAGGATTTATAACTGCTGATTCTAACAAAAATCCAGCTTGGGCAGGAAACTTAAACCTACCTGGAAACAAAGGAACTAATGCTGGACTTATGCAAGATATAGAAAGATTAAGATCAATGGGTGGAGATGTTTGTATATCATTTGGTGGACTTAACGGACCATATTTAAATGAAGTTATAACTGATATCCAAGACTTAAAAAATAAATATAAATCTATTATTGATAATTGGAACTTAAGCAGAGTTGACTTTGATATGGAGCACAATAGTACTTCTGGAAATACAACTTGTGATGCTAACAAAAGAAATCACCAAGCTATAAAACTTTTACAAGATGAACTAAATGCTGAAGGAAAGTATGTTGGAATTTGGTTTACACTTCCAGTTATGCCTTATGGATTAAACCAAAACGAATTACTTCTTTTAGATGACGCTATTAAAGCTGGAGTTGAAATTGAAGGAGTTAATATCATGGCTATGTGTTATGGATCAGCTTATGCTGGTAATATGGCTGAGCAATCTATATCTGCTATGACAAACCTACAATCACAATTAAAAACACTTTATAGCAATAATGGAATTATAAAAACTGATGATGAACTTTGGGCTATGGTTGGTATCTGTCCAGAGATAGGAATCAACGATACTGGTGCATTCAATACATTCTACTTAGAAGATGTTACTCCAGTTCTTGAATTCTGTAAAACAAAAAATGTTGGTATGATCACATTCTGGTCTGCTAATAGAGATAAAGCTAATAACGGTTCTGAAGTTAATGGTCCTGATTCTACTGGATTAGCACAAGAAGAGTTAGCATTCTCTAAAGCTTTCCAAGTTTATAATAACATTAACCCTAACGCGGCTAATCTTGTTCCTTCACAAGATTGTGGAATATACAACGGTGTTCCTGTTTGGCATCAATCAATGACATATCCAAACGGAAATACAAAAGTTTACTACGAAGGAAAATACTATGTTAACGGATGGTATGTTTCTGCATGGGATAACCCACCTACATCAAATGAAGCATGGTCAGAAACTGCACTATAA
- a CDS encoding glycosyl hydrolase family 18 protein, protein MKRTNNDLFPIVDREQEFQKIYNNTIEKVNYINSKYAENHNGIECEELAPLIEQMNDFVLNLSRVTKLEEYLSFKLLVQKILRLLGECDHDEVVPPVDPELEPVVIKAILQNLNKKLVGELLTSENDYLITSVEYELYKNNTRVEKVTTNSASAAANFTSTEAGSYYFLAKYYWSDKYKQIMSNTVVIEDEEVIPPPVDGEFPATLPYSNLWAHTVNSNGNYEITLNNTWGVIDSRLAVYLDGQLSEILDTNYTAANKGSAKNVVSASKFPSNKDLKFVYKVTYTRDEKTNDKVTVYYKSTTGTIEIATPDGGVKYCNYPEWNPEIEYGSATNKIVYYNGLHFRHTGWASKGDKPLVEGWSPWTKLSDSEEAAINCPGNHQMDSAGTAPNAHLEPMNVSNVEGLGTPMEKMHITYTPEWGKWGGRKYTPKISPWNKISHMQYAFVDVIPDYTGNFFTDKDDISHLTKSAADAPNGTSLNVSPNIFDPGAAFSAYGGTNAFMTEYNEMSKKYPYVKPIASLGGWSRSAFFRDAAQPGKIDHFVQRCIDFIREFNMVGIDIDWEFPCSRRDADLVDNKNDLGTPRAQDDEEYLFTNLMQALRKALDKAGEEDGKYYFLSCAIVSGKTHILKSGIGVWHPTCDFISYMTYDVHGAFDPITNHQSYLFQNPSEPLAETNPNENAMSINDLIQFVTTTYGVPVTKITVGSPFYSRGWSGIFKPASGWVNASTPGLYARTNIDPTASETKGCSAPGTMDGGRGAGVLPLNHLNKLIKGESVSVRTLDMNGPANPHAGTVLKGTDFKYYYDEAAQAPYLYNETAGIFYTYEDERSVEVKSQWVIDNNLAGIISWDIAMDDYGIDMHSSEATSAYPSLYQADHLLTSVIFEKFKANSLRLNYLNRLARR, encoded by the coding sequence ATGAAAAGAACGAATAATGATTTATTTCCTATTGTAGATAGAGAGCAAGAGTTTCAAAAAATATATAATAACACAATAGAGAAGGTTAATTACATAAATAGCAAATATGCTGAAAATCATAATGGAATAGAGTGCGAAGAGTTAGCTCCTTTAATTGAACAAATGAATGATTTTGTTTTAAATTTAAGCAGAGTTACAAAATTAGAAGAGTACTTATCTTTCAAACTTTTAGTACAAAAGATTTTAAGACTTTTAGGAGAGTGTGATCACGATGAAGTGGTACCACCAGTAGATCCTGAATTAGAGCCAGTTGTAATAAAGGCAATTTTACAAAATTTAAATAAAAAATTAGTAGGAGAGTTATTAACTTCTGAAAATGACTATTTAATAACATCAGTAGAGTATGAGCTATACAAAAATAATACAAGAGTAGAAAAAGTAACTACAAACTCAGCTTCAGCGGCAGCAAACTTTACATCAACAGAAGCTGGAAGCTACTACTTCTTAGCGAAATACTACTGGTCAGATAAGTATAAGCAAATTATGTCTAATACTGTGGTAATAGAAGATGAAGAGGTAATTCCACCACCAGTAGATGGGGAGTTCCCAGCAACATTACCATACTCTAACTTATGGGCACATACTGTAAATTCAAACGGAAATTATGAAATAACTTTAAATAATACTTGGGGAGTTATCGATAGCAGATTAGCTGTTTATTTAGATGGACAATTATCTGAAATCTTAGATACAAACTATACAGCTGCAAATAAAGGATCGGCTAAGAACGTTGTGTCAGCTTCTAAGTTCCCTTCAAACAAAGATTTAAAGTTTGTTTATAAAGTAACTTATACAAGAGACGAAAAAACTAACGATAAAGTAACAGTTTACTACAAGAGTACAACTGGAACAATAGAAATTGCAACGCCTGATGGAGGAGTTAAATATTGTAACTACCCAGAGTGGAACCCTGAAATTGAATATGGATCAGCAACTAATAAAATAGTTTATTATAATGGGTTACATTTCAGACATACAGGATGGGCTTCAAAAGGAGATAAACCTTTAGTAGAAGGATGGTCACCTTGGACAAAATTATCTGACTCAGAAGAGGCAGCTATTAATTGCCCAGGAAATCACCAAATGGATTCAGCAGGAACAGCACCTAACGCTCATTTAGAACCAATGAATGTTTCTAACGTAGAAGGATTAGGAACTCCAATGGAAAAAATGCACATAACTTATACTCCAGAGTGGGGGAAATGGGGAGGAAGAAAATATACTCCAAAGATTTCTCCATGGAACAAGATATCTCATATGCAATATGCATTCGTAGATGTAATCCCTGATTATACAGGAAACTTCTTCACAGATAAAGATGATATATCTCACTTAACAAAGTCAGCAGCAGATGCTCCAAATGGAACTAGCTTAAACGTATCACCAAATATCTTCGATCCAGGTGCAGCGTTCTCAGCTTACGGAGGAACAAATGCATTTATGACTGAGTACAACGAAATGTCTAAAAAATATCCATATGTTAAGCCAATCGCTTCACTAGGTGGATGGTCAAGATCTGCATTCTTCAGAGATGCAGCTCAACCAGGAAAAATCGATCACTTCGTACAAAGATGTATTGACTTTATAAGAGAGTTCAATATGGTTGGAATAGATATTGACTGGGAATTCCCTTGTTCAAGAAGAGATGCAGATTTAGTTGATAATAAAAACGACTTAGGAACTCCAAGAGCTCAAGATGACGAAGAGTACCTATTCACAAACTTAATGCAAGCTTTAAGAAAAGCATTAGACAAAGCAGGAGAAGAGGATGGAAAATACTACTTCTTATCATGTGCTATTGTTTCAGGAAAAACTCACATACTAAAGAGTGGAATTGGAGTATGGCATCCAACTTGTGACTTCATCAGTTACATGACTTATGATGTACATGGAGCGTTTGATCCAATTACAAACCACCAATCATACTTATTCCAAAATCCAAGTGAGCCATTAGCAGAAACAAATCCTAATGAAAATGCAATGTCAATAAATGATTTAATTCAATTTGTAACAACAACTTACGGAGTACCTGTAACAAAAATTACTGTAGGTTCACCATTCTACTCAAGAGGTTGGTCAGGAATCTTTAAACCAGCTTCAGGATGGGTAAATGCAAGTACACCAGGACTATACGCAAGAACGAATATTGATCCAACGGCAAGCGAAACAAAAGGATGTTCAGCTCCAGGAACAATGGATGGAGGAAGAGGAGCAGGAGTATTACCTCTAAACCATTTAAATAAATTAATAAAAGGTGAAAGTGTATCAGTTAGAACACTAGATATGAACGGACCAGCTAATCCACATGCAGGAACAGTATTAAAAGGAACAGACTTTAAATACTACTATGATGAGGCAGCTCAAGCTCCATACTTATACAATGAAACGGCAGGAATCTTCTATACATACGAAGATGAGAGATCAGTAGAAGTAAAATCTCAATGGGTAATAGATAACAACTTAGCAGGAATAATTTCATGGGATATCGCAATGGATGACTATGGAATCGATATGCATAGTTCGGAAGCTACATCAGCTTACCCATCTTTATACCAAGCAGATCACCTATTAACGTCAGTGATATTTGAAAAGTTCAAAGCGAACTCTTTAAGATTAAACTACTTAAATAGACTTGCTAGAAGATAA